The Kiritimatiellia bacterium sequence AACGGATATGGTGCGCTGTTTTGTGTAAGCCAGGCCGGCGGGGTTGTAATAGGCGGCGTCCAGGGCCGTGCCCAGAGCCGCGCCGGCGCCGCCCATGCCTGCCGCGCGATCGCCGATGACATATTGTTGGTAGTTGGCTTCGTTGGCCCGGGTGTTCAATGCGCAGAAAAAAATTGCGCCGATAACCACGGCGCTGAAAACCGGACTGATTTTGATGGCTTTTATGTGCATTTGTTATTTTCCTTGTCGTTTTACAGAATGGGCCGCGGTTGTTCGCCGCCGTGCGAATTGATAATAACTGCAAAAGCTAATTATTAAAATACAATCTGTCAAGATTTTTCCGCTTAATCATAAAATCAGGCACATTAAAAAATATCGCTTTTTTTACGGCAGCAGTTATGATAAATCTTCATTTTGTTACGGTTGATTTGGCGGCTATAAAATGAACCCGGCTTTTTCCAGAAATATTCTTATCCAGGCGGCCTTGCTGATGGGTTTCTGGCTGGCATTGAGCGGCATCATGGATGTCTTTCATGTTGCCATTGGCGCCGTGGCGGTGGCGCTGGTGATCGTGCTCAGCCGGCGGACGCGGAACCGCCCGTCCGCCGGGGAAGAGAAGGTTCCCGGCGTGCGTTTGAACTTATTTCGCTTCCTACTCTTTATTCCCTGGCTGGTAAAGGAGATTGTTGTCGCCAGTTTGCAGGTTGCTTATATTGTCCTGCATCCGCGCGTGCCGGCCGATCCCGTGCTCCTGCGGTTCAAGACACGCCTGCCCGGCGCGGGCGCGCGGGTCATCCTGGGCAATTCAATCACCTTGACCCCGGGCACCCTTACTTTGCGGATTTGGCAGGATGAATTTCTGGTGCATGCGCTTTCCCCCGTCAGTTTTGGAGGTATAGTGAACGGAACATTGCCACGGCAGGTGGCCCGGCTCTATTCGCCGGCGGGACCGCAAAGCCCGGCCGGCCCGGTTTATGATCTGGTAGTTATCAAATCAAAAAAGGAGTTGTAATGGCAACCCCGTTTACCATTATGGCGGTAATTCTTACCGTCATCATTTTTATTCCGCTCTACCGGGTGGTGAAAGGGCCGACCCTCTGGGACCGCATGCTCGGGGCCGGCGCGATCGGGTCCAAAACCATGGTTCTGATCTGCATCATCGGGGTTCTTTACGATCGGATGGACATGTTTGTTGATATTGCCCTGGCCTATGCCGCTTTGAATTTCATCAGTGTAATCGCCATTGCGCGTTATTTGAATACCGCGAGGCCCAAAAATGGCTGATATTCAGGATATTATCGCGGTGATCATGGTCAGCGCCGGCGCGTTTTTCATGCTGATCGGCGGAATCGGCATCATCCGTTTGCCGGACTTTTTTGCGCGCACCCATGCCATCGGAAAAAACGATACCTTGGGAATCATGCTTATACTGGGCGGGTTGGCGGTGCATGTTGGTTTCTCTTTGATCAGCGTCAAGCTGGTTATTGCCCTGCTCTTTGTGGGGCTTACCAATCCCACCGCTTCCCATGCCCTGGCCCAGTCGGCCATTGTGTCCGGCCTGAAGCCATGGTTCCGCGGGGATGAGCCGGATTCCGGGGGGGAGGCATAAAATGCACTGGGAACTGGAAATCACGCTCTTTGTCTTCCTGATTGTTACCGCCGTCATCGCGCTTTCCGTCCGGGATCTGCTGACTTCGGTGGTGATCTTGAGCGTCTACAGTTTTCTGGCCGCGCTGATTTTTGTTTCAATCGGAGCGATTGACGTGGCCTTTACCGAGGCGGTCGTGGGCGCCGGCATTGTCGGCGTCTTCCTCGTCATAGCCATTTTTAAAACCACCCGGAGGTGCCAGGATTGAAATGGATTAATTTTTTACTGCTGGCTGCGTTTCTCGGGCTGATGCTCTATGCCGCCGCCGGTCTGCCCGGCCGCGCCGATCTGAACGCGCCTTTCAACCGTGATTTCAGTCCGGCCGGCACGCCGAACGCCGCCAATTATTATATTCATAATGCGTATAAAGACGCCCATACTCCCAATATCGTGACCGTGGTGCTGGCGGATTATCGCGGTTACGATACCCTGGGGGAAGAGACCGTGATTTTGACCGCCGGCCTGATCTGTTTTCTGATTCTGTTCCGGCCGGAGAAGAAAAACCATGCGACAGTCTGAAAATGATCCCATTACCCTGCTGGTGAGCCGTTTATTGACTCCTTTTATCATGCTTTTCGGGATTTATGTGATCTTTCATGGCCATTACAGTCCCGGCGGCGGTTTTCAGGGCGGCGCTATGCTGGCCGCCGCCTTGATTCTAACGCGGCTGACTTCCGGCATCAGGAACGCTCAACCGCAGTTTCAATCATCCCGCGCCATCCCTTTGGGGGCGTTGGGAGTGTTGATTTTTTTCGGGACCGGGCTGACGGCCATGCTGGCCGGCGGCGATTTTCTGGACTACAAATTTCTACCGCTGGCCGGATACGGCGCGGCCGTGCTGCGTTCTTACGGTATTCTTATCATTGAAATCGGCGTGGGATTGGCGGTCATGGCGATTCTGGTTGGAATTTGTGATAATCTTCTGGAGGACACGGACAATGCTTGATTTTTTGCTTGGCCATTATGCCTATTGGTTTATCCTGGCGCTTTTGACCATCGGACTCTATGGGATGATTATGAAAAGAAACCTGGTCAAAAAACTGGTCGGCATGACCATCCTGCAGTCGGCCATCATCCTTTTCTGGGTGGTCATCGCCTCAAAGTGGAATGCCACGGTGCCGGTCATAGTTCCCGAAATACCCTGCTCACAGGCGGCCAATTATATCAATCCTCTGCCCCATACCCTTATGCTGACCGCCATCGTGGTCGGGGTGGCCACCCTGGGAGTGGCGCTGGCCCTGCTGATTATTATCTATCGCAATTATAAAACTCTTGAAGAAAATGTCTTAATTGACAGGATGAAATGACTCTCCCGAATTCGCCGGCTTTGATCCCGGTTATTTATCTGGCCGCTTCTCTGTTTATCGCCCTTGCGGGCATGCGCCGCAAAAGGACGGCTTATCCGCTGGCGCTTTTCGCCGCCGCCGCGGCTTGTTCGGTCGCCATATTTAATATTCCCCTGGCGCTGTGCGCCGGAGCGGTCCATTACTGTTTTGGCGGATGGCCTCCGCCCATCGGGATTGAATATGTCCTGGATCCCCTCTCGGCCTTTGTAACCGCCGTGATGGCTTTGATTTCTCTGGCCGTCCTGATTCATTCCCGCCGTTCCGTGCCGCTTGAGCTGGCCGGAAAAGAGGCCCCTTACTACACCGTCCTGATGCTTTTATTGTGCGGATTCAACGGCATTGTGCTGACGGGAGACTTTTTTAATCTCTATGTCTTTCTGGAAATCGCTTCGCTGGCGGGATACGGCCTGGTTGGCCTGGGCGAAAAGCGGTCGCCGGTGGCCGCTTTCCGGTACCTGATCATGGGCACCCTGGGCGCTTCTTTTTACCTGATGGGGCTTGCCTTTCTCTATCTGGCCACTGGCTCCCTGAACATGGCGGATGTTGCGCGCATTCTTCCCCATGTTTCCGGCGCCCCGGTTTTATTCACAGCCGTCTCTCTGATGACCATCGGCCTGGGCATTAAAATGGCGGTCTTTCCCCTGCACGGCTGGCTGCCGGACGCCTATACCTATGCGCCTTCCACCTCCGTGGCCATTCTGGCGCCTCTTGGAACCAAAATCGCCGCCTATGCCATTATCCGCGTGTTGTTTTATATTTTCGGTGTCCAGTATGTGAGCCGTGATTTTCCCGTCACAACCGTGATCGGCTGGCTTTCCGCATTTGGAATCATTTACGGCTCAATAATGGCCATGACCCAGACGGAATTGAAGCGCATGCTGGCTTACAGCAGTGTGGCGCAGATCGGTTATATCGGCATGGGGATTGGCCTTGCCTCGCCCCTGGGATTGATCGGGGCGGTCCTGCATGTGCTCAATCACGCGTTCATGAAAGCCTGCCTGTTCCTGGTGGCCGGCAATCTCCGCGCCCGGGCCGGACATACCCTGATCTCCGCCTTGAACGAATCATACCGCAGGAAAATGCCCTGGACTTTCGCGGCCTTTACGGTCGCGGCCCTTTCCATGATCGGCGTCCCGCCCCTGGCCGGTTTTTTCAGCAAGTGGTACCTGGCCCTGGCCGCCATTGACGCAAACAACTGGATTTTCCTGGCGGTTATTCTGCTCAGCAGTCTCTTGAACGCAGTCTATTTTTTCAACATACTGGAGCGGGTCTATCTCCGGCCTTCCGGCGCCTCCGTTCCGGAAGCGCGATCCGGGGCGGAGCTTGCCGGGCCGCAAAGTGAAGCCTCGCCTTCATTGCTGGCGCCAACCCTGGCGCTGGCGCTCGGCATCCTGGCATTGGGATTGTTCAATGCTGTGATAGTTAAAAAACTGATTCTGCCGATGCTCCCCGCGGGCATGTGAGAATTTCGGGGGTATCCTGCCGTCTTCCGGCTGATTCCGGGTTTGACGTTGGGTTGTCAGGCTGAAAGTCGTTCCGGCAAACCGCGGCACAACCAAGTCAAATGCCCGGCCGGGGCTATGCCGGCCGCCGCCGCGCGCCAAGCCGCTTTTTGATTTCAATTGCCGTGAAGATAATCAACCCGATGGCGGTAATTTTTATCCAGGCCGGCCCGCTGATCGGCGCGCTGTGAAACAACTTGTTCATGAAAGGCGCATAGGTGAAGAGCAGTTGCGCCGCGAGCATGGTCGCTATGCCGCCCGCGATCCACATGTTGGAAAAGAAGCCCAGCGAGAAAAACGAGCGCGTGAGCGAACGGCAGTTCAAGAGGTAGAATGTTTCCACGATAACGATCGTATTAACCACCGCGGTCCGGGCCTCGGGCAGGGTTGTGCCCTGGTTCTTTTCCATGAGGAAGACCGCAAATCCGCCCGCGACCATGAAAATTGAGACGAGCGCTATCCGCAGGATTAACAGCGGAGTCAGAATCGGCTGGCCGGGATCGCGCGGCGGCCGCGACATAAGGCTCTGTTCCTTGGGCTCAAAAACCAGCATCAGGCCCAGCAGCAGGGCGGTGCTCATGTTGATCCACAAGAGCTGGACCGGCAGGACCGGCAGGGCCGTGCCGAGAAGAATCGCGGCCAGGATGAGCAGTCCCTCGCCGCCGTTGGTCGGCATGGTCCAGGTGATGAACTTGGTAAGATTGTCAAATACATTCCGTCCTTCCTCCACCGCCGCCTCAATTGAGGCAAAGTTGTCGTCGGCCAGAATCATGTCCGCCGCGCCCTTGGCCACATCCGTGCCGGTGATTCCCATGGCCACGCCTATATCGGCCTGCTTGAGAGCGGGGGCGTCGTTCACGCCGTCGCCGGTCATGGCCACGATGTGGCCGCGGCTTTGCAGGGCGCGCACGAGGCGCAGTTTTTGCTCGGGCGCGACACGCGCAAATATGGCCGCGCGTTCGGCGGTTTCCGCCAGTTGATCGTCGGGGATTTGCTCCAGTTCGCCGCCGGTTACGGCCTCCGCTTGTCCGGTGCTGCCTTTTCCGCCGTGCAGGCCGAGTTGCCGGCCGATGGCGCTGGCCGTGCCCTTGTGGTCTCCGGTGATCATCTTTACTTCAATTCCGGCGCTTTGACATTGCGCTACCGCGCGGATGGCTTCCGTGCGCGGCGGATCAATCATGCCCTGCAGTCCCAGCAGGGTGAGGCCGCCCGCCACGTCTTCATGCGCGAGCTTTGCGTGGTCCGCCGGGACGCGGCGGCGCGCGAAGGCCAGCACGCGCAGTCCCTGCGCCGTCATTTCTTCAACGGCGCGATTGGCCGCGCCGGCATCAAGCGGGATTTCGTTTCCGGCGCCGTCAAGGACTTTGGCGCAGCGGGCCAGCAAACGTTCCAGCGATCCTTTCTTGTAGATCGTGCGGCCGCCGCCGTCGCGGTGCAGGGTGGCCATGAACATGTGCTCGGACTCAAAAGGGATCACATCCACGCGCGGGAGGCGCGCGGCGGTTTCCTGAGGGTCAAATCCGGCTTTTTGCGCGGCCACGATAAGCGCGGCTTCGGTGGGATCGCCTTCCACCTTTAGCCGGCTTTCGTGGCGCGCGAGCTGGGAATCATTGCAAAGTAAACCGGCGAGCAGGCATTCATTCAGCGCCGGGCTTGTTTTCAAATCCGCATGCCGGCCGCCGCTCATTATTTCACCGGCTGGTTCGTAGCCGCCGCCGGTAACTTCAAACACCTCCCCGCCGGCCCAGATGCGGCTGACGGTCATTTGATTTTCAGTGAGCGTGCCGGTTTTATCCGAGCAGATAACGGTTGTGCTGCCGAGCGTTTCCACGGCGGGCATCTTGCGGATAATGGCGCGGCGCTTGGCCATGCGGGCGACGCCGATGGCCAACGTGATGGTTACGGCCGCCGGCAGACCCTCGGGAATCGCGCCGACCGCGAGCGCCACCGCCGCCATAAACATATCCGCCACTGACTCGCCGCGCAGTAATCCCACCACAAAAGTCAGCGCTGCCAGGCCAAGGATCACATAGAGCAGAAGCCGGCTGAATTCGGCGATCTTGCGCGTGAGCGGCGTGGACAGGTCCACCGCCCCGGAAATCATCGTGGCAATGCGGCCCATCTCGGTCCGGTTGCCGGTGGCGACGACCACGCCTTCGGCCTGGCCGTAAGTGACGAGCGTGCCGGCGAATCCGTAATTTCTGCGGTCGCCCAGCACGGTATCGGCGGGCAGCAACTGGACGTTTTTCTGCGCCGGCACGGACTCGCCGGTGAGCGCGGCTTCCTCCACCTGGAGACTGCGGACCGCGAACAGGCGCAAGTCAGCGGGCACGCTGTCGCCGGATTGCAGCAGGACGATATCGCCCGGCACCAGTTCGGCCGAGGGAACGCGCTGTTTGCGGCCCGCGCGTCGCACGGTTGCTTCGGTGCGGACCATTTTGGCCAGCGCCTCAATGGCCCGTTCGGCTTTGAATTCCTGAATGAACCCGACGATGGCGTTAACAATGACCACGCCGAAAATGACGGCCGCATCCACCCACTCGCCCATCGCGGCGGAAACGGCGGCGGCGGCGAGCAGGATGTAGACGAGCGCCTGATTGAACTGCTGAATGAATTTCAGCCAGGCCGGAGTGCCGCGCCGCGCGGTCATCTGGTTCAGGCCGTACTCGGCCCGGCGGCGTTGCGTTTCTTCGGCGGAAAGGCCCTCTTGAAAATTTACCTCCAACCGCCGGGCGGCTTCTTCCGCCGGCAGTTGGTGCCATCGGGTTTCATGTAAAGGGGGTGTGATCATATGCTGAAATCTTCCATTTGAATTTATATTCCGGACTTTTAACAACTCAAGCGCGGGAAAGCAAACCAAAAAAGACGGCCGAATTACAGGCTTCTCTAAATCGGATGTTTGTGCTACAAAACATCCGCGTTATTATTTACGGCCAAACTCCGGCAGCAGCATAAAAAGCGCGCAATTCAGCAGCCGGAATGCGGGGCAAAATTAAGCGAAAGTTTTATGAGCATGGATACAGTCTATACATCTTTTGTGCCGCTCTGCGCCGTGCTGGTTTCTTTGCTGGCGGTCCCCTTGATTCTTTTCAGTTCGCGTCATCCCAACCTGCGGGAGTTCTGGACAATCCTGGCCGGCCTGATAAAATTCGGTCTGGTTCTTTCGCTTGTTCCGGGCGTTCTGGAAGGACGCATGGCGGTCTTTCGTCTCATGGAAATCTCGCCCGGCATTGAGCTGGCCCTCAAAGCCGATGCCTTCGGCGTATTTTTTGCGATAATCTCTTCCGGCCTGTGGATTCTGACTTCCTTTTATTCCATCGGATATATGCGGGGCCTGGCCGAGCACAAGCAGACCCGCTATTTTTCCTGTTTCACGGTGTGTCTTTCGGCCACGATCGGCATTGCCTTTGCGGCCAACCTGCTGACCTTCGTGGTCTTTTACGAAATCCTGACCGTTGCCGCCTATCCGCTGGTCATTCACAAGGAGACCAGGGAAGCCGTTCTGGCCGGTAGAAAATACCTGCTTTACACCCTTACGGCCGGCGTGCTCTTGATCGCCGCCACGGCCTGGACCTATCAAATCAACGGCAGCCTGGATTTCAAACCGGGCGGCATGTTCACGGATATTTCATTTTCTTCCGGCACGCTCACGGCATTGTTCTTCCTGTTCCTGGGCGGAGTGGGGGTCAAGGCCGCCATTATGCCTCTCCACAGCTGGCTGCCGACCGCCATGGCGGCGCCCACGCCGGTCAGCGCCCTTTTGCATGCGGTGGCGGTGGTGAAAGCCGGCGTATTCGGAATTGTCCGCGTGGCGGGATTCGTTTTCGGCCCGGAACTGATGCGGGCATTCGGATTAAACACAATCCTGGCGGTGTTCGCGGGCGCCACCATTATTCTGGCCTCTTTGCTGGCATTCAAGCAGGATAATTTGAAGCGGCGGCTGGCTTACTCCACCATTGCGCATTTATCCTATGTGGCGCTCGGAACGGCCTTGTTATCCCCGGCGGCATTTGCGGGCGGGATCATGCACATCGCCAGCCATGCCGTTATGAAAATCACGCTCTTTTTCTGCGCCGGTGCCATTTATGTGACTTTGCGCAGGGAAAATGTCAGCGAATTGGACGGGGCCGGCAAAATCATGCCTTTGACTTTTCTGGCCTTTGCCGCGGTGGCCGCCGGGCTGGCCGGCATTCCGCCGCTGAACGGGTTTGTCAGCAAGTGGTATCTCGGGCTCGGCTCTCTGCAGGCGGGGACATGGATCCCGCTTGCCATCCTGATAATCAGCGGACTGCTCAACATCGGTTATTTATTTCCGGTTGTGTATCGCGCCTTTTGCAAACCGGCCGCGGAATCGTTTCGCCGGCCCGGCGGCGCTGAAAACCTGCGCGGAAAATGGGAGGCTTCGCCGGCCATGCTGGTCCCGCTTCTCATCACCGCCTTGTTTTCCATTTTGCTCGGCCTGAATCCCGACTTGTTTTTCCATTTTTACCGCCTGGCCGTCCAAATCAGCGCCGGCGTGCTGGGGGGAGGGGGACTATGAACACATGGCGCTGGATTATGCTGGGCATAATAGCCCTTCTTTCTGTTTTTGTTGCGGCGTCCCTGCCGGGCGAGCCGGCGCATGGTTACTGGTGGGACCGTATTCCGGCGTTCTATATTTTTTACGGCTTCGCCGGATGCGTCCTGATCATCGTGTTTGCAAAAACGCTTGGCAAACTGTTCCTGCAGAGAAAAGAGGATTACTACGATGATGTTGACTGAACTCTTTTTTGCGGCGGCAAGGATGGCGGTTCTTCCCGCGGTTATCCTTGTCTTGGGCGCGCTGGCATTGCCGTTGCTCCCCCGTGCGCATCGGTCGTTTTTCTTTCTGGCATTTCCGCTGCTGGCCCTCTATGCGGTCTGGGCCCTGCCGGGCGAGCCGGCGGTCGCCATCCGGGTCATGGACTATCAACTGATCCTTTTCCAGGCTGATTCTCTCAGCCGGGTGTTTGGCACCGTGTTCAGCCTGATCGTTTTTATCGGTGGTATTTACGCGTTTCATCTGCGGGACACCGGCCAGCAAAGCACGGCCCTGCTCTATGCTGCCGGCGCATTGGGCGTAACGTTTGCCGGTGATTATTTTACCCTGTTTATTTTCTGGGAAATTATGGCGGTGGCCTCAACATTCCTGGTCTGGGCGCGGCGTACGCCCGAGTCCGGCCGGGCGGGAATGCGCTACCTACTGATGCATGTCTTCGGTGGCGGCCTGCTTTTTGCCGGCATTCTCCTGTATTATCTTCAGAACAACTCATTGCTTCTGGAAAAATTATTGCCGGACGGGTCCGCGGCCGCCTGGTTTATCATGGCCGGAGTGGCCTTGAATGCGGCGGTTCCGCCCCTGCATGCCTGGCTCACGGACGCCTATCCCAAAGCCACGGTTACCGGCGCAGTGTTTATGAGTGCGCTCACCACCAAGACGGCGGTGTATGTGCTGATCCGTCTTTTTCCCGGCTGGGAAATTCTGCTTTACTTAGGCGTGATGATGGCGCTGTACGGCGTGGTGTTCGCCGTGCTAGCCAATGATATCCGCGAAATTCTTGCCTATCATATCGTCAGCCAGGTGGGCTACATGGTGGCCGGGGTGGGAATCGGAACCGAGATGGCTTTAAACGGTTCAACCGCCCACGCTTTCAGTCATATCCTTTATAAAGCGCTCCTGTTCATGGGTGCCGGGGCGGTTTTACAGACCACCGGCAAAAGCAAGCTTACCGAATTGGGCGGTTTGGCAAAGTCCCAACCGCTGATGCTCTGGCTGTATATGATCGGGGCCTTTTCCATTTCCGGGTTTCCGTTATTCAACGGATTTATTAGCAAATCCATGGTGGTTGCCGCGGCTGGCGAGGCCCATTACGGGTGGGCAGTGCTTCTTTTATTACTTGCCTCGATGGGAACATTTCTTCATACCGGATTGAAGTTGCCGTATTTTACCTGGTATGCCGAGGATCGTTGCATCACGCCCCTGAAAGCGCCTAAAAATATGCTGATCGGAATGGCCCTGGCGGCATTTCTATGCATGCTTTACGGAGTCATGCCCTCTTTACTCTACCGAATATTGCCTTATTCTGTTGACTACCGGCCTTACACCATTGCCCATCTGGCGGAAACCACCCAAATCCTGATATTTACTTTTGTGGGTTTCTGGGTTTTAAGGGAAAAACTGGCCGGAACATCAACCATAACCTTGGATACAGATTGGTTTTATCGCTGGCCGGCACGACCGGTGCGGCGCTATTTTGTGGATACCGTGGATGCTGTGTTTAGCGCCGCCGAAACCTTCATTTCCGGCCTCGTCCGCTCTCTGGCGGCTTTCCGGCATAATCCGGCCGTTATTTTCAGCCACGCGGCCGGACGGCAAACTTTCAACCCCGACTTCTACCGCCCCGCCACGCAGTTTTTGATTGTCGCGGTTCTGCTTGTCTTTGTGATTCTGGCGGCGTGGGGGTTGTTGGCGGCCGGCAAATTCCGGTGAAGCGATTTTTAAAACGGTCCGGCATGCATTCCGGCGTGCTGCGATCGGTTGTTGAATTTCATGAACTGGCGGTTTTAGCGCCAGTTTGAAAATCATCATTCCATTTTCCCATCGGTAAAAATTTTCCTGATTTTATTCGCCGCATTTTGTGGACAGGTCCGGGAAAATATGGATAATATCCGAACCTATGCGGGAATTTTTATTTCAGACCAGCATTGCCGGCATTGAGATATGGCGTGTCCTTGTTTTTTTTGCGGCAATTTTGCTGGCCCTTGTCGCGGGGCGGCTGGCCCGTTTTTTCATGGAGCGGGCGGCTAAACATTCGCGCGCCCGGGGCCGGGAATTGCCGGGCCTGGCCTGCGCCGCGCTGGCGCGGCCGGTTGTCATGGCGGCTTTTACGCTGGGCTGGTGGTTCGGCATAACCGCGCTGGCGAGCGCCGGTCCGGCTATCATAAGCGCGGCCGAGACCGTCGGTTACATCCTGAACGCCATTGCCATCGGCTATGCGCTTTACGCGCTGGTTGATGTCGTTGACCATTATCTCCTCAATCTTGCCGCGAAAACCGAAAGCAAAGTGGACGACGTGCTCGCGCCGCTGGTTGGTAAAAGTCTCCGGATCACCGTTTTTGTGCTGGTGCTGGTCAATGTTATCCAGCAAATCAGCGGCAAGAGCATCACCACCATCCTGGCCGGGCTGGGGGTCGGCAGTCTGGCCGTCGCGCTCGCGGGCAGGACACGATAAGAAACTTTTTCGGCTCGCTGGTCATTCTTGCGGACAAGCCGTTTGAGATCGGCGAGCGGATCGTCTTTGACGGGCATGACGGTCCGGTGGAACGCATCGGTTTTCGTTCAACGCGAATCCGCACGCTGGAAGGGCACCAGGTAACCATCCCGAATTCGGAGATGGTCAACAAAACCTTGCAGAACATCGGCAAGCGTCCGTATATCCGCCGGCTGGCGAACATCACTATCACCTACGGCACGTCCCCTGAAAAAGTTCAACGCGCGCTGGATATCATCAAGGAAATTTTAAGCAATCACGAGGGCATGAACCCCGAATTTCCCCCGCGCGTTTTTTTCAGCGGCTTCAACGATTCTTCCCTGAATCTCATGATGCTTTACTGGTATCACCCGCCGGATTACTGGAAATACATGGCATTTTCCGAACAGGTCAATTTTCTGATCCTGGAACGCTTCAACGCCGAAGGCATTGAGTTTGCCTTCCCGAGCCAGACGGTTTATCTTGCCGATGACGCCAAGCGCCAGGCGGCATTAAACAGTTATCAATAAAATTCTGCGCAAGAAGCGCAGGATTTTATTGCAAATATTTTCTGATTATGATCATGCTGGCAGAAGCTGACCGCGTAATAATGGAATAAGCGTCATTTTCTTTAATTTCAAGGAGGCAGCGACGATTAATTTAAGGCATAGGAATTTCAAAGACATATGTTCGTCCGAAAATCCCGTAGGGGCGTCGCTTGACGACGCCCGCCGGAAGGGCTTCGCAAGCGAAGCCCCTACGTCGAACGGGATAATAGTTGCCCCCGATGCGCTTCGCGATCGGGGACCTAATTCAACGTATAGGAATTTCAATGTTGTCTATTTTTTGTAGGGGCTTCGCTCGTCGAAGCCCTCTGAAGGGGCGCGACAAGCACGCCCCCTACATGCGAAAAATAACAGTTGCCGCCTTTTGGCGGCCTAATTGACCGAGAGCAGTCAAATGATACTTGTAGGAACAGACAGCTTTTTTGATCAGTCCATGGTAGCGCAGACGCTGGCAAATGCGCGAAATTTGCGCCGATGTTTTGTCCAGTCGTTTCCGCAGGTCGGCGTTGCGGAACCCGAAGGATTGGGCTTGGCCTTGGGCCACCGTCAGGAAGACCTGTTCATCGTCTTCGTCAAAGAGATTATTGAAACAGGCGGTGCCGTCGCGGTGTTCCACCTTGCTAATGATCCGGTCGAAACACGAATAGGCGCCGAGAATATCATCGGCATGTCGTTCAAGAAAAGATGTTTGCATAGTGAACCTCCTTGTTGGGAGGCTGTTGTATCAGAAAGTTATCACCCGGCATAGCCGGAACCCTTTATGGTTCCGGCTATGCCGGGTTGGGGTTATTGCGCGGTCAACAATAATGAATGCGCTGGACTGGAGTATTGTCGCCGTTTACATGCTCGGCATGATCGGTTTGTCCCTGTGGCTGGGCCGGACCCAGCGGACAGGCAGGGATTATTTCGTGGGCGGCAACCGGGTCGGCCACTGGGCGATCGGGATATCCATCCTGGCCACCCAGTGTTCCACCAACAGCCTGATGGGCGCGCCCGCCTTCGTCATAGCCGTCGGCGGCCTGCTCTGGCTGCAATACGAACTGGCCGTGCCGCTGGCGATGATCGGCATCATGATGTTTCTTTTGCCGTTTTTCCGGAGCCAGCGCGTCGTGTCGGTCTATGAATATCTGGGACGTCGTTTCGGGCCGGGCAGCCGGATGATGCTTTCGCTCCTTTTTCAGTTCCTGCGCGCCTTTTCCACGGGGGTGACGGTCTACGGTATTTCGCTGGTCATCCAGCAA is a genomic window containing:
- the mnhG gene encoding monovalent cation/H(+) antiporter subunit G, coding for MADIQDIIAVIMVSAGAFFMLIGGIGIIRLPDFFARTHAIGKNDTLGIMLILGGLAVHVGFSLISVKLVIALLFVGLTNPTASHALAQSAIVSGLKPWFRGDEPDSGGEA
- a CDS encoding Na+/H+ antiporter subunit E, whose product is MNPAFSRNILIQAALLMGFWLALSGIMDVFHVAIGAVAVALVIVLSRRTRNRPSAGEEKVPGVRLNLFRFLLFIPWLVKEIVVASLQVAYIVLHPRVPADPVLLRFKTRLPGAGARVILGNSITLTPGTLTLRIWQDEFLVHALSPVSFGGIVNGTLPRQVARLYSPAGPQSPAGPVYDLVVIKSKKEL
- a CDS encoding cation:proton antiporter subunit C, whose product is MLDFLLGHYAYWFILALLTIGLYGMIMKRNLVKKLVGMTILQSAIILFWVVIASKWNATVPVIVPEIPCSQAANYINPLPHTLMLTAIVVGVATLGVALALLIIIYRNYKTLEENVLIDRMK
- a CDS encoding MnhB domain-containing protein, translating into MRQSENDPITLLVSRLLTPFIMLFGIYVIFHGHYSPGGGFQGGAMLAAALILTRLTSGIRNAQPQFQSSRAIPLGALGVLIFFGTGLTAMLAGGDFLDYKFLPLAGYGAAVLRSYGILIIEIGVGLAVMAILVGICDNLLEDTDNA
- a CDS encoding monovalent cation/H+ antiporter complex subunit F is translated as MATPFTIMAVILTVIIFIPLYRVVKGPTLWDRMLGAGAIGSKTMVLICIIGVLYDRMDMFVDIALAYAALNFISVIAIARYLNTARPKNG
- a CDS encoding monovalent cation/H+ antiporter subunit D family protein, yielding MTLPNSPALIPVIYLAASLFIALAGMRRKRTAYPLALFAAAAACSVAIFNIPLALCAGAVHYCFGGWPPPIGIEYVLDPLSAFVTAVMALISLAVLIHSRRSVPLELAGKEAPYYTVLMLLLCGFNGIVLTGDFFNLYVFLEIASLAGYGLVGLGEKRSPVAAFRYLIMGTLGASFYLMGLAFLYLATGSLNMADVARILPHVSGAPVLFTAVSLMTIGLGIKMAVFPLHGWLPDAYTYAPSTSVAILAPLGTKIAAYAIIRVLFYIFGVQYVSRDFPVTTVIGWLSAFGIIYGSIMAMTQTELKRMLAYSSVAQIGYIGMGIGLASPLGLIGAVLHVLNHAFMKACLFLVAGNLRARAGHTLISALNESYRRKMPWTFAAFTVAALSMIGVPPLAGFFSKWYLALAAIDANNWIFLAVILLSSLLNAVYFFNILERVYLRPSGASVPEARSGAELAGPQSEASPSLLAPTLALALGILALGLFNAVIVKKLILPMLPAGM
- a CDS encoding DUF4040 domain-containing protein, which codes for MHWELEITLFVFLIVTAVIALSVRDLLTSVVILSVYSFLAALIFVSIGAIDVAFTEAVVGAGIVGVFLVIAIFKTTRRCQD